The following are encoded together in the Clostridiaceae bacterium genome:
- a CDS encoding sensor histidine kinase, which yields MLKNIKNRIVNASLRKKFLVLTMLISIVPITFIGYFSYWISASYLQESIIDASIARFEAINLRMDRFLSAIDELSLEILASNSVQRLLKNSDITKYYVFENETRSLLRSTLSTRKQIHSIAVFNKNGDIIVFESNVDFLGTDAYRFTKKNVQTYDVYPYVEEIKGNRIWTKLYKDSDLISMIRNINEIGTQNQIGTILINIFERNLANLVENSEMKKGWELIILEQFQNVVYQTGDNILAPEDIGDLNDISGHRIIDIKGKRYLGAFYTSRFNDWRMILLMPTSSLFSGLNIIKGTTVLIILLCLVLLSIFLFFMSAYLVMPIIKLSHLMKEAEKGDLDVKFEAKYHDEIGALGKSFNSMLETLKNLMKQNTEKQKILRAQELKVLQMQINPHFLYNTIDTINWMAQSINADQISEVAIALANYYRQSLSKGAEIIKISEEISQIKSYLTIQKIRYAGYIDFKIIIDDNIMELYIPKLTLQPIVENAIYHGLREKDGGGIVEIRGYKEGDHVVFHIKDNGKGMDEKTLKKLKESINRGISSKGYGLSNVNERLKLYFGEEFGISVESIWESYTLVTVRIPSVENVDDYAKF from the coding sequence ATGCTTAAAAATATTAAAAACAGGATTGTTAATGCATCGTTAAGAAAAAAATTTTTAGTATTAACCATGTTAATTTCGATAGTACCTATAACTTTTATAGGATATTTTTCATATTGGATCTCTGCATCCTATCTTCAGGAAAGTATAATTGATGCTTCCATTGCAAGATTTGAAGCAATAAATTTAAGGATGGACAGATTTCTGTCAGCCATTGACGAGTTATCTCTGGAAATACTGGCCAGTAATTCCGTTCAGCGTTTGCTAAAAAATAGTGATATTACTAAATACTATGTTTTTGAGAACGAGACAAGAAGCTTGTTGAGATCTACTTTGTCTACAAGGAAACAAATCCATTCCATCGCTGTTTTTAATAAGAATGGTGACATTATAGTGTTTGAAAGCAATGTTGATTTTTTGGGAACAGACGCTTACCGTTTTACAAAAAAAAATGTTCAGACCTATGATGTATATCCTTATGTTGAAGAGATTAAAGGAAACAGAATATGGACAAAACTGTATAAAGACTCTGATTTAATTTCAATGATAAGAAATATAAATGAAATAGGTACACAAAACCAAATAGGAACAATTTTAATAAACATATTTGAAAGGAATCTGGCAAACCTGGTTGAAAATTCAGAAATGAAGAAAGGCTGGGAGCTAATTATTCTTGAGCAATTCCAAAATGTAGTTTATCAAACAGGCGACAACATATTAGCACCAGAGGATATCGGAGATCTGAACGACATTTCCGGCCATAGGATTATAGATATTAAAGGTAAACGGTATCTGGGCGCTTTTTATACTTCCAGATTCAATGATTGGCGAATGATTCTGCTTATGCCTACAAGCAGCCTTTTTTCAGGTTTAAATATAATCAAGGGAACTACTGTATTGATCATTTTATTATGTTTGGTTTTACTATCAATATTTTTATTTTTCATGTCTGCTTATCTTGTAATGCCAATAATTAAACTCAGTCACCTCATGAAAGAGGCAGAGAAGGGCGATTTAGATGTAAAATTTGAAGCTAAGTATCATGATGAAATAGGTGCACTGGGTAAAAGTTTTAATTCAATGCTGGAAACATTAAAAAACCTGATGAAGCAAAACACGGAAAAGCAAAAAATTTTAAGGGCTCAGGAATTAAAGGTTCTTCAGATGCAGATAAATCCTCACTTCCTGTATAATACGATTGACACTATAAACTGGATGGCTCAGAGTATTAACGCGGACCAGATCAGTGAAGTTGCCATAGCACTTGCAAATTATTACAGGCAGAGTCTTAGTAAAGGAGCAGAAATAATAAAAATTAGTGAAGAAATCAGTCAGATAAAAAGTTATCTCACCATTCAGAAAATAAGATACGCAGGTTATATTGATTTTAAAATCATTATAGATGACAATATCATGGAATTGTATATTCCCAAGCTTACTTTGCAGCCTATTGTGGAGAATGCTATTTATCATGGGTTAAGAGAAAAAGACGGAGGAGGAATAGTTGAAATAAGAGGCTATAAGGAAGGAGATCATGTAGTATTTCATATAAAAGATAATGGCAAAGGTATGGACGAAAAAACATTGAAGAAGTTAAAGGAAAGTATTAATAGGGGTATCAGTTCAAAGGGATATGGATTGAGCAACGTTAATGAGAGATTAAAACTTTATTTTGGTGAAGAATTTGGTATAAGTGTTGAAAGTATTTGGGAAAGCTATACATTGGTAACTGTAAGGATACCATCAGTTGAGAATGTAGATGACTATGCGAAATTTTAG
- the nagA gene encoding N-acetylglucosamine-6-phosphate deacetylase codes for MSNRVIINAKIVTPENIINNGVIVIENGRIARFGSYENVKPPDNAEIIDVKGYYAAPGFIDIHCHGGGSEEFHTDPEVAAEAHLKHGTTSVLATIAYNVSKVDTIEGIKKIKELKNSGKGKSILGIHFEGPYTNPKYGALSQLGRKPDPSEYNTFIDLAGDLIKVWTLAPELEGIDDFIETVSSKGIVMSVGHSEASPERIFELIPKGLKLACHCMNATGCSISPSRFGGTREVGVDEAVLLSDDIYAEVIPDYMGVHVRPLMLRLILKAKTPDKMIIITDSTISDNKSHINNSPLNNSDFTKATDVNFNELGQLSGSILTMDKACRNMLRHTGVGIVDVFKMASYNQARLLNMEKEIGNIREGAKANIIIVDDDINVKMVMLEGELV; via the coding sequence ATGAGCAATAGAGTGATTATAAACGCAAAAATAGTTACGCCAGAGAATATAATTAACAACGGCGTAATAGTTATTGAAAACGGCAGGATAGCCAGATTTGGCAGTTATGAAAATGTAAAGCCTCCGGATAATGCAGAGATAATTGATGTAAAAGGATATTATGCTGCACCAGGTTTTATAGATATTCACTGTCATGGAGGAGGATCTGAAGAATTCCATACTGACCCTGAGGTTGCTGCAGAAGCCCATCTTAAACATGGAACCACATCAGTACTGGCTACTATAGCATACAATGTCAGCAAAGTAGATACAATTGAAGGCATTAAGAAGATAAAGGAGCTTAAAAATAGCGGAAAAGGGAAATCAATTCTTGGAATACATTTTGAAGGTCCTTATACAAACCCTAAATATGGTGCCCTCTCTCAATTAGGAAGAAAGCCCGATCCTTCTGAATATAATACATTTATTGATTTAGCAGGAGATTTAATAAAAGTGTGGACTCTTGCCCCCGAACTTGAAGGAATAGATGATTTTATTGAAACGGTATCTTCAAAAGGCATAGTAATGTCAGTAGGTCATTCAGAAGCAAGTCCTGAAAGAATATTCGAGCTCATACCTAAGGGTTTGAAATTAGCTTGCCATTGTATGAATGCAACAGGATGCTCCATATCACCTTCCAGATTCGGGGGAACCAGGGAAGTAGGAGTAGATGAAGCAGTTTTACTCTCTGATGATATTTATGCAGAAGTTATTCCTGATTATATGGGTGTACATGTTAGGCCACTTATGCTAAGACTTATACTTAAAGCAAAAACTCCAGATAAGATGATCATAATTACTGACTCTACAATTTCTGATAATAAAAGTCATATCAATAATAGTCCTCTAAATAACAGTGATTTCACAAAAGCTACGGATGTTAACTTTAACGAATTGGGTCAGTTAAGTGGAAGTATTTTGACTATGGATAAAGCTTGCAGAAATATGTTGAGACATACCGGTGTGGGAATAGTTGATGTTTTTAAGATGGCTTCCTACAATCAGGCCAGACTGTTGAATATGGAGAAAGAAATCGGAAATATAAGAGAGGGAGCAAAAGCTAATATTATAATTGTGGATGATGACATTAATGTCAAAATGGTAATGCTTGAGGGAGAGTTGGTATAA
- a CDS encoding aldolase has translation MRPSRVLQKIRSGGVASCIKLNLYDSRVVELAAMAGFDCVWTDMEHVPNDWSAIEKQVLAAKAYGTDILVRVARGSYSDHIRPLEMDATGIMVPHVMSLEDAKNVVRMTKFHPIGRRPLDGGNADGAYCNIDLLEYMRDANRERFVMIQIEDPEPLEDLEKIAELDGIDVLFFGPGDFSQGIGTPAKWDNPLIDETRKRIAEVAVKNGKIAGTVGGPHNLVKLVEMGYRFISIGADVVGLNKYFRDLASEFGIKLAKNIESLYGGNIK, from the coding sequence ATGAGACCAAGCAGAGTACTTCAGAAAATACGTTCAGGGGGAGTCGCAAGTTGTATCAAATTAAATCTTTATGATTCCAGAGTAGTTGAGTTGGCTGCTATGGCTGGCTTTGACTGTGTATGGACAGATATGGAACATGTCCCCAATGATTGGTCAGCCATTGAAAAGCAGGTACTTGCAGCAAAAGCTTATGGTACTGACATACTTGTGCGCGTGGCAAGGGGTTCATACAGTGACCATATAAGACCCCTTGAAATGGATGCAACCGGTATTATGGTACCTCATGTAATGAGCCTTGAAGATGCAAAGAATGTGGTCAGAATGACAAAATTCCATCCGATTGGAAGAAGGCCTCTTGACGGGGGAAATGCAGACGGAGCTTATTGCAACATTGATTTGCTGGAATATATGAGAGATGCAAATAGAGAAAGATTTGTAATGATTCAAATAGAAGACCCTGAACCACTTGAGGACCTGGAAAAAATCGCAGAATTAGATGGAATTGATGTATTATTCTTTGGCCCGGGTGACTTCAGCCAGGGTATAGGAACACCTGCTAAATGGGATAATCCGTTGATTGATGAGACAAGAAAAAGAATAGCAGAAGTTGCAGTTAAAAATGGTAAAATTGCAGGTACTGTTGGAGGGCCGCACAACCTGGTAAAGCTGGTGGAGATGGGTTATAGATTTATCAGTATAGGAGCCGATGTAGTAGGCTTAAATAAATATTTCAGAGATTTGGCTTCAGAATTCGGAATTAAACTAGCAAAAAACATAGAAAGCTTGTATGGAGGAAATATAAAATGA
- a CDS encoding SDR family oxidoreductase — MMNILDKFSLKGKVALVTGGAGLYGRQIVEALVQAGAKTYVASRNVNNLEKFANELKEQDYEITPLYLDQGDEASILALRDEIMKREGTIDILVNNAVARPMKSWNDDSKAFAESMRVNATGLFIITRTFGDIMAEKGSGSIINVGSIQGVIGPDTTLYEGLNFHSLIPDYFFHKGGMVNFTRFVASYYGSKNVRCNCIIPGGFRTENHPETFVKRYSDRTFLGRMANDTDLMGIIVFLASDASAYITGTNIPVDGGYTAK; from the coding sequence ATGATGAACATACTTGATAAATTTTCCTTAAAGGGAAAAGTAGCTCTGGTAACAGGCGGAGCAGGCTTATACGGCAGGCAAATTGTAGAAGCCCTTGTCCAGGCAGGTGCAAAAACCTATGTGGCTTCAAGAAATGTAAATAATCTTGAAAAATTTGCAAATGAATTAAAAGAACAAGATTATGAAATTACGCCACTTTATTTGGACCAGGGAGATGAAGCCTCGATACTGGCTTTAAGAGACGAAATAATGAAACGGGAAGGAACCATTGATATTCTGGTCAATAATGCTGTGGCTCGACCCATGAAAAGTTGGAATGATGATTCTAAAGCTTTTGCAGAAAGCATGAGAGTGAATGCAACAGGTTTATTCATAATAACCCGGACATTTGGAGATATAATGGCTGAAAAGGGTTCCGGTTCCATAATAAATGTTGGTTCTATACAAGGGGTTATAGGTCCTGACACAACCTTATATGAAGGCTTGAACTTTCATAGCCTCATACCTGATTATTTCTTCCATAAAGGTGGCATGGTGAACTTTACAAGGTTTGTAGCAAGTTATTACGGGTCCAAAAATGTAAGATGTAATTGCATTATTCCAGGAGGTTTTAGAACAGAAAATCACCCTGAAACCTTTGTAAAACGTTATAGCGACAGGACATTTTTAGGCAGAATGGCAAATGACACTGATTTAATGGGAATTATTGTATTCCTGGCTTCTGATGCTTCAGCCTATATTACTGGCACAAATATTCCTGTTGATGGCGGATACACAGCAAAATAG
- a CDS encoding SDR family oxidoreductase, translating into MKNLFSLKDKVVLITGGIGYLGSAVVKGMVAHDATVMIADVLDKIPEGLFTEEELKSIGYVKADISDTNSIKEMFRYTKEVFKKIDVLINCAAYGAGYGKESIIATTPDEVFIKGLDGTIGTVFRCTREVIPYFEENGGGVIVNFASMYGMVSPDPSIYGNSGQNNPANYGAGKAATIQFTRYCAAHLADKNIRVNCVTPGPFPSPKKLPPEDFLQHLRNKTMLKRVGKAEEIVGAVILLASDASSFMTGANIVVDGGWTAW; encoded by the coding sequence ATGAAAAATTTATTTTCATTAAAGGACAAAGTAGTATTAATTACAGGAGGAATAGGATACCTTGGCTCTGCAGTGGTAAAAGGGATGGTTGCACATGATGCAACAGTAATGATTGCAGATGTCCTGGATAAAATACCTGAGGGACTTTTTACAGAAGAAGAGCTGAAAAGTATTGGGTATGTAAAGGCTGACATATCAGACACAAACTCAATAAAGGAAATGTTCAGGTATACAAAAGAAGTTTTCAAAAAGATTGATGTACTTATAAACTGTGCAGCTTATGGTGCAGGTTATGGAAAAGAAAGCATAATAGCTACTACACCTGATGAAGTATTTATCAAGGGACTTGACGGAACTATAGGAACCGTATTCAGATGCACAAGGGAAGTTATACCATATTTTGAAGAAAACGGAGGAGGCGTTATAGTTAATTTCGCTTCCATGTATGGAATGGTTTCTCCTGACCCTTCAATTTATGGTAACAGCGGACAGAATAATCCTGCAAATTATGGAGCAGGCAAAGCTGCAACCATCCAATTTACAAGATATTGTGCGGCTCATCTAGCAGATAAAAACATCAGAGTCAACTGTGTAACACCTGGTCCATTCCCAAGTCCTAAGAAGCTTCCTCCGGAAGATTTCCTGCAGCATTTAAGGAATAAAACAATGTTAAAGAGAGTCGGTAAGGCTGAAGAAATAGTTGGTGCAGTAATTTTGTTAGCTTCAGATGCCTCTTCTTTCATGACCGGCGCAAATATTGTAGTTGATGGAGGCTGGACAGCCTGGTAA
- a CDS encoding DUF386 domain-containing protein, translated as MIVDKIENAYLYLGVNSSIKKALEFLQNNDCAKLEPGRYEIDGDTVYANVSRYDSKPRDKGVWEAHRRYIDIQYVAEGKELIGYANLKDLKVTKEYDKEGDYLLLEGNGDFITASKGTFIILWPEDAHMPGIAINEPEKIAKVVVKVRV; from the coding sequence ATGATTGTAGATAAAATTGAAAATGCCTATCTTTATTTAGGTGTGAATTCATCAATAAAAAAGGCTCTTGAATTTCTGCAGAATAATGACTGCGCAAAATTGGAGCCGGGAAGATATGAAATTGATGGAGATACAGTGTATGCAAATGTTTCCAGGTATGATAGCAAACCCAGGGATAAAGGCGTATGGGAAGCCCACAGACGATATATAGATATTCAGTATGTGGCTGAGGGGAAAGAATTAATAGGTTATGCAAATCTGAAAGACCTAAAGGTAACAAAGGAATATGATAAAGAGGGAGATTACCTTCTCCTGGAAGGAAATGGGGACTTTATAACCGCAAGTAAGGGTACTTTTATTATCTTATGGCCGGAAGACGCTCATATGCCAGGTATTGCAATAAATGAACCTGAAAAAATTGCTAAAGTGGTTGTAAAAGTTAGGGTGTGA